Part of the Ochotona princeps isolate mOchPri1 chromosome 15, mOchPri1.hap1, whole genome shotgun sequence genome, ATGACTAGTATTTCTCTTCCTTATTCAACATTTCATCCTACTCACAATTTTGACTTTTCCTCCCAACTTCCTGATTATTCCTTCATATAATCTCCACAAGGACACAGTAATATATCAGATTACCTCATTCACTTACTTAAAACCTTCAAACTTTCGAAACTCTCAGAAGTTTCCTGTGActgttgcaaacacacacacacactcagaagcCCGTAACAAGGGAAATCTATTCTCACCAAATCGGAATCCAGAAATCCAAAACAAAGGTGTTGGCAGGGCCACATTTTCTCCTAAACCTCTAGGCAAGAACATGCTTTCCTTCCCTATTCCAGTTTTTAGTGACTCCAGGCAGTTCTTGGTTTGGGTTACCTGTCTCCAATCTCTGCCTCTGACTTCCGCTCAGCTCCTTCACAAGCTCCCTGTCCTTTGTGATTGGGTGGGGTGGAGGATCATCCAGACAATTCAATCACCTGATTTTAACAGCCCAAATTGCATCTGCCAAGACTTTCCCTCCAAAATCATGTCGCATCACACATTTCGGGGATTAGAACATGGACATATCTTTTGGTGGCCCCTGCTTATTCCACTGTGGCCTCAAAGTCTTGTCTCAGCTACGACTGTCTCCTCTTGCAATttcatctctttctccctttgtttaGCAGCTTCTATCCATTCTGGCATTCTTCGATTTCCCTGATCTACAAAGAACTCTCCTCTATTTTTACTCTTTATCTATTCTACCTTCCCTCTAGCCTTCACCTAGCTAACTACTCCTTCAGGCCTGCCATTAAATCGAACTTCCAAGGAGATGCCACCCTTCACACATaaatctgtttctccccctcaGAGCACCCTACTCTCCCTCACCACCTCTAAGAGTTTTCCTTTGTTTCATCCAGTTGTACTTACACACGGACTGATGTGTACACATATGACAACTCTACTCTTGGCGCATAAACGCTTCCCACCATTTCTCGAGCAAAAGCTGTGTGTTCACCCTCTGCATGTATACCCAGAGAATAGATCCGCATCTGGCACAAAGCAATGTTAATTCAATAAAGGAGTACTAAATAAATAGAGCGCATCCCTTTCTGAACCGAATTAGACAAGTACAAATAAATGGGCTGGAATAGTGCCCAGATAGCCAAGGGCATATCTGGTCTCCGGTCTTTacctctcccagctctgcctggcatGAAAGATAAAGTAGAACTCAATTAAAAAGTTAGAAGGACTTCCTTCGTTTTCATTTCTGCTATAGACACCTTACATATTCAGGAACTCATTATTTTCAATAATCTCTGTATCCTGTTCCCCCTAAAAACAGGAGATGTCGCTGAAATTTTAGGAAAATCTTCAAAGTGATTTCCAAGTTCCACCTAATAACTGAAAGATTCACAGCTGACGGGGCTCCAGAAAATTCagggaaaatgaagtaaaaagatacttatgtaaaaaaaaattctgaaattcataaATGCAAGTTTGCAAAATAAAAGTCATAGAAGgcccagaacagtagcctagtggataagtcatcaccttgcaaccactgggactCCACAccggtgccagttcatgtctcggctactccactttccattcagctccctgcttgtagtctgggaaagcagtgaatttgGCCCAAATCCTCAGAaccttgcatctgtgtgggagacccacaagaagttcctggctcctgtctttggatcagctcagctctggcagttgcagccacttggggagtgaaccaacagatggaagatttctctgtaaatctcactttccaataaaataaatatactaatctttaaaaaaaattcatagagcATGTCTTATGAAAAgaccatgcatgaatttcaaaaaaatacttattctttaattctattttccacaaactttttgcagTGCcctcaaatatatctttttaaattttaaaaattacaaagtatTAATAACAAACCCAGCTGGCTTGCCCGAACATCTATCATGCGTAAACAGGAACACAACAGCCGTTTTTTCCCtaagttacatttaaaaattgagaCAGAATCCACATATTATAAAAGTTACCCTTATAAAGCATGTAACTCGCCCTTTCACCTGACCCACTGTCCCTAATTACAGAACCTGTTTCTCCCACTCCTACAGGACCCTGTCCCCGTCAGgaatcctcctctccctccctcctggcaaCTCCCGACATACTGTCACTCGGGAGTCTCTAGTCACTTTACTTTTACAAAGCTGACACAGAAAGATGAGGGGATTTGGACACGATCTCCAGTCACTTTGGAAGAAAGTGCCTATTTTTCAGTAGCTTAAAAGTATACACAAAATAAGAGGCAAGTAAGAATATGTTTAGCTTTCTTTACAAATCCTGAATGTGGCTAAGAGGCTTCTGATGAAAACGGCCGCTCCCGGGCCAGGCGACTTCCAGGAAAAGGCAGGAGGGTGTAGTGAACTGGCCAGTCAGGAGTCACAGACCACGTACAGCACCAGGTGGCTTACAGGACACGTTTCTTCCTGGCCCAGGGTTTGGAAATTGGTACTAATGTGACGAAGGGCTCAGCTGCTCCTTCCTTTTATGGTAGCCACAGTGGGGATCAGAGATCCCTGGTCACCTCCAGGTTGTCCCTGAGTAGTCAATGAACAGTGCAAATAGCACAGATGACACTTCGGAATATTCAGTCATTGATGACAGCTTGCACAAACTATGGGAATCGACTTTTTAATATTTGACTGTATTTTCAATGAAGTAAGATAATCAGAAGTACAAAGGCATTTTGTCCTTTAGCCTCCTAGTAATATCACGTATGTGTACACAGAAGCAGTGTCCTCCTAGGCCATAATAAGCAGAAACCATCTGTAAAACTAATTCAGcagacattttattttacattcttaATCAACATTGCAAATACCATTAACAAAACGAAAAAAGATAGAAACTGCtcattacacagaaaaaaaattcatcattCAAAGAGATATGAACTTCAACATTCTTTGTGcttatttcagatattttcttaAAACAGTAATTCAAAAGAAcaagtaaaaactaaaaaatttattaattaaaatcGAGATCTTAATCAACTAAGActataaaatctaaaaacaattcCTGTCTTCAATCTAGAAAAGCctgatttatattttatgaatatgCGGGCATCAACTGTTGAATAAAcaaattttcttttacaaataagTTACTTCAAGCTCTAGAGATCCTTCTGGTGACTGaattatgtttttaaacattGACTATGACAAATGCCTATTTGTTCAACCTATTTATAGACTCGATTGAGTGCTATACAACATAGTGGATATTCAAAGTCCAGAAACTCCTGTCCCCAGCAAATATTTTCCTGAAACTGTGATTAAGTATGTAAACTAACTTACATGGTCAACTCTTAATTGTCTACAGCAAAAGGGAGCTTTGGTACAAAAAATATTGGAAGGactcaaaatatattttgtagAGTTACATTTATCTTAACAAATTAATGTGcctatgttccaataaaaatgtcgAAGTCGGCCTCTGTGTTAGGAACACGGCTGTGAGATATTAGCAACCTCACCATTCTAAATTATGGATAAGTAAAGCAGCAGCCCAAAACTTCTTTCCAGGAGACTGCTGACGCATACTCACCAAGACAGGACAAACGGCAGATCAAGAACTAAGGAGTTTTAAAAGCCTCACTTCCCTTTTGGGAGCTGTCATGATATAAAAACAAGAGTATTTCCAGTAAGTATTTCTAGAACATAACTTTAGTTCTCCCATATGACACAGGGCTAGGAAGGACTTCAAAAAAttgattaaaacagaaaattcatgtgtcagtaaaaatgaaacaaattttaaagtagAGTAGCCAAGAGGAAAAGACAGGTAAGGAAGATAACCCtagaaaaattcagaaattattaattcttttaaaaattaaatccagGAGTCAAAAAAAAGTGCACATGGAATCTGGATTATTCTTTGATAAACTTTAAGGCTGCTGAACAACTTGTAGAAACCATCAACAGCTTTACATTTTAAGAGGCAAAATATTTAAGCTTATATAGCAACTTTATATTGTGAATGGTAATCCTAAACCATTAAATTCAGAGTTTTGTAAAGTTCTTACTCATCAAATCAACATGTAAATACCTTTCCTTATGACTAACAGATTTATTTCCTATGaacatgtatttttcataaatcTAAACCAAAAATTGAGATTTTATTATAACCCTGTCATTTCTGGATTAAAACATTGGTATTAAActagtttaaaaaattaacacaGATTTGCTTCTCAAGTTAATgagtttagaaaatatttatattcttaGTCAAAAGATTACTTGTAGAGGTCAAAATTTTGAAGTAAAAGTTGGCTCAACAACTGTCAAAATGAAAGCACTGTGAATAAAATACTTTCCACCCATAGAAATAACATGTGAGGTGAGGTCAGCTCACTGAACTTTCAAACCACTTCTCTTTTCCAGATTTATCCCTGTTGAACATGCTGCTGAGCTGCTCAACAGCACCTGCAACAGAAAATGTACGGAAGACCACCCAGTGCGTGAAGGTGAGCCCCCCCCAGAGCTGGGAAGGACCTCCCAGATCTAACCCAGCACCCACATTTCACGATAAGGAAGCTGTGGCCCAAGCATTTCCAATGATAGCCCAAGCTGCATTCCTTGGCTGAGCTAGCTATCCATTTAGTCTTTCATTCAATGGCCAGGCTGGGAAGTGCCAAAAGCAAGCCTGAAAGCAAGTTCCCCACTACCAAGGCTGACTTTCCCCCTTGCATTCTTGAGATCAATCCTGACATTTCTTGATCAGCAAGAACTCTTGGGAGAGTTTCATAGCCTTTGTAGTATGTGGCCCACTTTCAGTTTCACACATTTCAGTGAAGCCTCAACTGTGTTGACTTCAATTGATTAAGCATTAACAAAGGGAGGCACTGAGTTCGGGTGAGTCCCCGGCTAGGATATTCATAACTTAAGGAAGTGCAAACGGAAATGCCCTACACACAAAGCAAACAGGACTGCTTACAAAGCAAGAGCACCCTGAGGTATCCATGTATGTCAGTGAAGATCAGGTAAGTAAAACAGCTCAAGTTTACAAGGTCAGGAATGTTACGTCTTCCCCAACTTCATTCAAATGTGGGTAGTTCTTCAGAGACATCTGTATGTTAAAAAGACCTCCAAACTCACATTCAAACCAATGCCCTCTTCCAATGACACAGCAATAATTCAGGCCTTTCACCTTAAgaatatgatttttttgttttctgttttttactttctacctaattaaaggaaaattagatttaaaataaataatttaatgtgCTGGCTAAAAGAAACTCAAATCCTATGTCATCAAAATAGAATAGTTTAAACTGCACATCTGGGCActttgcttcaaaaaaaaaaagtgcagtgaGTTTACCTATCAGTATAAATCATATCTCATTTGATTTGGACTTTTACATTCTGTAATATTAAGTCTGGCACTTAACTGTCTTATATATCTCAATTCACAGTTGACTTCTTTAAGAAGTAAGAGAACATACTAACAAAACGCCTAAATAGAACACCCCCATAAGGCACTTTGAAATATTAAACAGCAGCACTCTATGCACGGGTTTCAGTGGCATACACCAAAATACACCACAGCTACACGgcgctctccagatggccactgGGTGACTTTGGATAAAAGAAAATCTTCACTAAGGCTCTCAACGCTCCCCGGCTTTCCGGAAGCCAGGGTCAGCTCACAAGGGAAAGTGCTGTTGGACTCCTTTATTTCTCAAAGCTCCAGAGCTGATTTGTATCTAAAGCATCGCAAGCTCTCATGCGCACGCCAGGGCGGCCCTCGGGTGTCCGATGAGCACTAAGGCACAGGCCCGAGTGTGGGTGGAAAATGGTCCCGTCTTCTTGAAAATGCCAAATAATGTTTCTTGGAATAGGGAACCCATCTTTTGGGCAATTTTGCATTCCTACGTTATCTTTTTTCTCAGGAACCACCGCACACAACTCTGTCACAGAATTAAACCTTATCTCTTTGTTCGAAGTGTATTCAAAGAATTGGTTCCCTCCTTGGCCATGGCACCCAAAGAGTGAAAGGTTAGCCCCCGTGGGATTGTTATCCGGGGCGTTGTAATCTAGGCACTCCGAAGAGATGCCTTTGCTACGGATAGCCCCGTGCCAGCCGGGCCTGTCCTCCGGAACGTGTAAATTGGAAAACACGTTCTTCAGATACCAGTCGAAGCTCTTGCATTTCAGGCGCTCCCGTAGTAATTTTCTGTCGGAAATGTCACCGTAATCTTCCTTTCTGGCTGGAGGGTTTCGGTTGTAGAAGTGCTCTTTGTACCCGTCCATCCACACTTCCGCTGCCCGAGCTGTGTTCTGCAGGAAGTTGGGGCGGGCGTAAGGTGCCCGCTTGGGGAACACGTGGCCCACGTGAGAACACGGGTGGATCTCCAGTTTCCCACCGCACTGCCACACCCGGAAAGACAGCTCCAGGTTCTCACCACCCCACACCTCCATTCCAGTGTCGTAGGTCCCAAGGTACTGAAAGTACTTCTTGCTCACAGCAAACAGCCCTCCGGCCATGGTGGGAGACCGGATGGGGTCAGTTCTCGACCTGCgcctttccctctcctctttgGGGACAGATTGCCACTGGAACGTTAAGCGCCAGTCAAACCCACCAATCATGGGCTCCCCCGTCTGCATATAGAACTCAAACGTATTCCAATCAATGGTGTCGATCACAGGGCAGACAATGGCCGTCTCATCTTCCCCGATCCTTTCCAAAAGGGGCTCCAGCCACCCGAAGTTACACTCACAGTGGCAGTCCAGGAAGGTGAGGACGTCGCCCGTGGCAAAAGTGGCCCCGATGAGGCGGGCCCTCACCAACCCCTCACGCTTTTTGGTCCTGATCAGGCGGACTCTCTCAAGATTGCTGACGTACGTTTCCAGCTGTGCCTTCAGATAAACTCTGTCGCTCAAGTCGTCGACCAGGATGATCTCCTTCAGGAGGACTGCGGGGGAAGTTTCGAGAACACTGTGGATGGTGCGGAGCAAGGTGGACCAGGCTTCGTTGTAGAAGGCGATGATGACCGAGGTGGTGGGAAGTCTCCTGTAGTCGAACTTCTTGGATTTACACTCGTACATCCGTTTATCCTCGATGTGGCGGTGCAGGGAGATCCTGTCACTGAGGTAAATATTGATGGCGTATCTCTCGATGAGTTCTTCTTGCTGCTTCCGTTCTCCCTCGCTCAGCTGCAGCCTGCCGGCTCGGCCCCACTCCCCCGGCGCCTGGGGGTCGGCGGGGGGCTTCTGGTACAGCGGCCGGGCCAGATCCTCCTCCCGGCCACGGTCCTTCCCGCCCGCCGCCCGTCGGGCCGCCTGCCCCTCGGCGCCACTGCCGCCTCCCGACGCGGACTGCGACGCCGACACCGAGAGCTCCACGAGCAGGTAGGCCGCCGTGAGCAGCgccagcagcaggcagctctTGCCGGCCCAGGTCCACCTCGCGGCCGTCCGGATCCTCATGGCTCGGGGAGCAGCCGGGCGGAAGGGCTGCTCAGCTCCCGCCGCAGGTGCAGCTCCCGGCCCTCATGCGGCCGCTCGCTCGGACCCTACGGCTCCCGGGGCTCCGCGGAGGTCCCCGGCGACCCCTGGGACGCCTCGACGCCCACTTCCTCCTGCTCGCCTCAGAACTTTCCACAAACTCTCCGGCCCACACCCCGGGGCCTCCTCCTCCGCCGGCCGCGCAAACCCCGCCCCTGCCCACGCGCGCCTCCTGCTGGCCGCTGGGCGAGCGGCTGGGCGGCCGGGGTGGGCGCGGGGTGACCGGTCCGGGGTGGGCGCTTGGCCGGCGGTTCGGGGCGGCTCGGGGCGGGCGGCTCGGGGTGGGCGCATGGCCGGCGGCGTGTCGGGGTGGGCGCTTGACCCGCGGCGGGGGACTTACCGAGCTGTTTGCCCTGTGGGCTGAAGTCCACCGAAGTGACGGCCGCTTTGTGCCCTTTAAAGTAGCGCTCCAGGACGGGGTCCTCCTGGAAAGGAAAGGGGTTCGGGCTCCGTCGGCGCCGGGcggccctccccagccctggggctccCCGCAGCCGCCACCCCGGGGGCCCAGCATCCCGCACCAGGACGCCCCGAAACCCCCGGGGCGAGGGGCGGGAAAGGCACGTTCCCAgcaggccccccccccccggacGGAGGCGACTTCCTAACAACGTAAATAAAGCGCCCCAAACTCCGGGGGTGACTGTGAGGCAGGCCGTCCGGGGAGTCCCCCTCGGCGAGGGGCGAGGGGCGAGGGGCGGCGGCTCGGGACCCCGGAGCTGACACCTCCCTCCATCCCGCCGCCTCAGGCCGCGGGCGCCTCCTTACCGGCGAGGACGCCATGGGCCAGCGCGGGCCCCGGGCTCTCCCGGCCGGGGGAAGCCGGGCCGCGGGGCAGGGGGACCGCGAGGCGCACGGAACCCTGGGCCCCGAGCGCGGGCGCCTCCCGGTCACTCCGACGACGGCGGCCCAGGCGTGGCCAGCCGAGCCCCGGGGAGGCGGCGGCGGGGTGCGCCGGGGGCCAGCGCGCCTGTCCAGCGAGGCCGCGGCTGACCAGCGCTCGTCGCCCCTCTCGGCCGGACACCCCGAAAAGGCGGTGGGGCCGAGGGGGGCGGGAGGCAGGGGCGGTGGGAGGCGGTGATCGATGCCATCTGAGTTCTATTGCGTGTTAAAGAGACAGCGCCCGCGGAGTCGCTGGGCTGGGGGCGGAGTTTTGACTCCTGCAgggacacctgctgctgctgagcgTCGCATTCAAACCCTGCAGGTTGGAGGGGGGTTTTGGAAGCCCTGTCCGCCCAACAGCGTCAGGCTGGATGTAAATGCTGCAGACTCGTCCTGCCGCGTGGCTATGTGTCTGCCCGTTTGCCTGTGATTCACAGCAGTCCGTTTACCACACGCGCACTGGACATCGTGGGGAAGGCTTGGAAACGGTAACTAGGAGCTTTCACACAGTAGGCTTTCTGGCTTCTGCTGCAGCAGCTCTTTGGAGTCGGTAGGAGGATGACCCTGTTCCCACTTTACAAACTGCTCGTCAGGGCTTAGTCTTACAAGTCAAGCAGAGACAACGCTTTCAGTTTTAAGACCAcatccttttgtttttttgtttttaaaaaaaatgcttcttttgggcccagcacagtagttagcggccaaagtcctcgccgtgcacactccaggatcccatatgggtgccggttctaatcccggcagctccacttctcatccagctccctgcttgtggcttgggaaagcagtagaggacggcccaaagccttgggaccctgcacctgcgtgggagacccagaagaggctcccggcatCTGGCtacggatcagcgcagctccagccgtttcagCCACTGACACCTGGTCAAATTGCACACTGCTCCTTCATACGGATGGGAGCTAGGAGCAAGATCAGTTTTTGACAACCTACAGGATGTCATTGGCGGCCAAGCTGAATTGATCATCTGAGTGCTAAAAAGAGTTAGGTAGCTTTCTGTTGGTTGCCTTCAAGTATGGACATTTGGTCACAGCACCGAAGTGCCACCTACTGTTCACATTGCTGTATGACATCTGAACCGAACACTGCGGCTACTGTACAGggggtggaatttttttttttaagatttatttatttttattggaacgtcaagtatacaaagaggaggagagacagagaggaagatcttctgtccgctgattcactccccaagtggtcgtaaTGGCCGAAGTTgcgccgatcggaagccaggagctcaaggcaagaactttagccgctaggctactgcaccgggccctggaaCTTTTTTGATATGTGGATACTTCAGAGTTCCTGGAAAAAAATAGAGTTAAAGAGTACATTTATTTTCGCTCAAAAAAACCCCTTGTGGTGAGGGGTGAACATTGTAACAAATTTTATAAATTGCAACTTGGGACACCCCATAttaagtgtctgggttcaaggccaggctctgcttcccatccaggattCTGCCAAAGCATACCCTGAGAGGTCAGAGAGgatggttacaacagctgggTACCTGTCACCCCTGTAGGAGTCCAGGTAGAGTTCAGGCTCCTAACTGTTCTGGGCATTTGAAGATGAAAGAATTCtttgttgctttgcttttcaaataaataaaactcaaaaaaaaaaaaacaaccctgaaatccatgcacagtgtttttataatatgcattttccatgaacattctgaaaaCCACTTAATCAGCTGCTCCAAAGTGTAGGAGAGTGAATGGGAAAGAAGACTAGGCCAGGTTGGGCCGTGCAAGCATTGCCACCAGTTTTgaagacccacatgaagctctggctccttgcttcagcctggccttagccttggttattgcagccatttggggagtgaaccagcaagtggaagcactctctctcattctctctccccctctctttctgcaactctgcctttcacataaattgagaaagaaaaagaaacatgggCCACAGACGAAATGGCTGAGACTGAGAGACTCCGCCTGTCTGGTGACTGCCTGTGGCACAGCCCCTGGGTCAGACAGGAGAGTTTTCATGACCAGATCTTAGCAGCCACCAAGAAGACAAAGGTGCATATCGAGAAAAACTACCTActtcatttaaaattatgtttggaCTTGACAAAAATGTGTACAAATGTTGGGCGATAGCAGAAAAATTGTTTACATACTTCTGGAACAATAGGCATGAATATATGTGCCATTTGGGAACAAAAATTAAGTGTGATGGGAGACAAGAATATCTACCTAAAACAATTAGTGAGATCaattaacaaaaaaatattaatgtagGTGAAAACAGTAGGCCCATGGTAACCATTAAAAATGTTCCCAATACACTAAACGAGACATTACAGgcctgctgaaatcttggccacacctgcAGGTGGacagcaccagcattgcccatccatttcctaactggttaagagaccaccaatggggaacatcttacctgtggATTCCTGCCCAATAAGGAGGGGTCAGAGACGGTTTAAAAGCCacagacccttcctcaaaccccgcacctccctctttccttccgaGAGGCACCCCGCTTCCTGGCTCGCTCTCCTTGGGAGATggttttcctttcctcctctccccatTCACCTGAACACTTCTCAGataaacttctctgtctccaactggttcctggcttttcatgtctatattaagctgaggaaagaacccactgggctTTTCTGGCAACACTGAAGACCTGATGGGTCCTTGGCGATGTTCTTGTTGTTGGAAATCTTTTCTAGAAGAGACCTTTAATCAGGATTTTAAAGGATAGTTTGATGAATGAGGTTGTAGTTGCCAGGGACTAGAGTGGAGAGTGAATAATTATCAGTGAGAAAGGGACTTATTTTTGGAGTGGTGAAAGTTCCAGGAATTAAATAGGGATGATGATTTTACAGTTTGATGCAAGAATTAAAAGGCaccttttcacattttaaatgacTAGATCAATGGTTCTCACTGTGTGGGTATTAGAATTACTCAGAGGATTGttttaaatgcagatttttttatGGTTTCCTCCCTTGAGTTTCTGTTTCAGTCCATCTTTAAAAGGGCCCAAGAAGTTACATTTATGTAAGTACAAGTTCCTAAGGGTCATATTTATGGTATGGGTGAACCATCTCTAGATCATGAGCAGGTTACATAAAAAGTAGGGAAGAGAGACAAGTAGAATAGTATTTACCAGGGGCTGAGGGAAGGTGGGAGATGGATGGCCATGATGGTTATAAAACAGTGTTAGAATAGTTAATGTCACTGAAATACACGATTTAAAATGGTCACAATGTGACATTACGTGtaatttatacaataaaaaaatgtttgggaGAGGtgttaaaaaggaaggaagtacACAAAGATTGATGGGGTGAGCTTCAGTACAatggagagcaacagaggaatgAAGGACTGGTAGTGTAAAAACTGAATGTAGGGCCCAGcgctatggcctagcggctaaaagtcctcgccgtgaacgtgccccgggatcccatatgggcgccggttctaatcccggcagctccgcttcccatccagctccctgcctgtggcctgggaaagcaggcgaggacggcccaaagccttgggaccctgcacctgtgtgggagaaccagaagaggttcctgactcccgacttcggatcgacgcagcactggaaattgcgctcacttggggagtgaatcatcagacggaagatcttcctctctgtctctcctcctctctgtatatctgactttataataaaaataaataaatcttaaaaaaaaaaaactaaaagctgAGAGACACAGTTGTGCTGGTGTGACAAAGTTAAAATGAAAGGGGCTCTCCTTGGTGCTGAATCAATAGTGCCTCTGGGTAAATGATTGTTTTACCTAGCCTAGGAAACTGGTAACTCCATTATGGTTTAGTATTTCTTTTATGTTATCCATACATCcctccattcattcatttgaaagaaagggtgacagagaaaagggagagagagagagagatcttccatctgccttttcattccctacatggccacagtggccaaagctggtgtggcccaaagcctgaaGCCCAGAGTTCCAgcttggtctcccacttgggtagcagggaccctgATATTtcgctatcttctgctgctttcctacgcccattag contains:
- the GALNT4 gene encoding polypeptide N-acetylgalactosaminyltransferase 4 is translated as MRIRTAARWTWAGKSCLLLALLTAAYLLVELSVSASQSASGGGSGAEGQAARRAAGGKDRGREEDLARPLYQKPPADPQAPGEWGRAGRLQLSEGERKQQEELIERYAINIYLSDRISLHRHIEDKRMYECKSKKFDYRRLPTTSVIIAFYNEAWSTLLRTIHSVLETSPAVLLKEIILVDDLSDRVYLKAQLETYVSNLERVRLIRTKKREGLVRARLIGATFATGDVLTFLDCHCECNFGWLEPLLERIGEDETAIVCPVIDTIDWNTFEFYMQTGEPMIGGFDWRLTFQWQSVPKEERERRRSRTDPIRSPTMAGGLFAVSKKYFQYLGTYDTGMEVWGGENLELSFRVWQCGGKLEIHPCSHVGHVFPKRAPYARPNFLQNTARAAEVWMDGYKEHFYNRNPPARKEDYGDISDRKLLRERLKCKSFDWYLKNVFSNLHVPEDRPGWHGAIRSKGISSECLDYNAPDNNPTGANLSLFGCHGQGGNQFFEYTSNKEIRFNSVTELCAVVPEKKDNVGMQNCPKDGFPIPRNIIWHFQEDGTIFHPHSGLCLSAHRTPEGRPGVRMRACDALDTNQLWSFEK